The Pristiophorus japonicus isolate sPriJap1 unplaced genomic scaffold, sPriJap1.hap1 HAP1_SCAFFOLD_81, whole genome shotgun sequence DNA window CTTCCTCGACATCTCTAAGTCCATTTCCGAGGACAGGCTCTGTACAAATATCTACCATAATCCGGCCGACTCCTCCAGCTACCTTGATGATATGACCTCTCACTCAGCTTGCTaaaaggactctattacattctccGAGTGTCGCTGACTGCTTTGTATCTGTCCGATgatgccacctcccacaccagtgcttacaacatgtcttcctttttctgagctgaggaTACCTGTCCTCTGTGGTCCTGATCCTGTGGGCCTGTAACCTTGTGTGGAGCGTGTAGGAGAGGAGGGACGAGGCAGAGTAATGGAGACAGTGACCAGTTGAGTCAATAACTCGGACTGAAGGGCTACAGTAGTGGGGTGGTTCTCCGGTCCCCGACCCCCTCTGGTTGATTATCTTCCGGCAGTGACCATAcactgttcagcgaaggttcaccaggctggttcctgagatgaaggtcttGTCTTTTGAGGAAATgttgtgcaggttgggcctataatggTTGGAGTTGAGAGGAATCagtagtgatcttattgaaaggtataagattctgagggggctcgacagggtagatgcagagagggtgttgccccttgtaggggaatctagaactagaggacattgtttcagaatgttcccgatgttggagaagtccagaaccaggggacaaagtctaaggataaggggtaagccatttaggagcaagatgaggagaaacttcttcagtcagagaattgttaacctgtgcaattccctgccgcagagagttgttgatgtcagttcattggatatatttaatagggagttagatgtggcacttacggctaaaggtatcaaggggtaaggagagaaagcaggaaatgggtactgagggaatgatcagccatgatattattgaatgttggtgcagactcaaaggccgaatggtctactcctgcacctatgttccatgtttctatgtttctattaatattaCCCACCCGCCCGCTGGGCTGGCTCGGCTTCCCTCCAACTGCCCTGTCTCTGCTCAACTGGGAAGCAGCGGGTTGGAGGGAGGTTGGGCTGAGATGATGTACTTTACATGTTAACTCCTGAGCCGATGTTCACCCGGCTGTTTTTGTGCTAAATGACAGGCCTTACTGTCTGGGCTTAGTCACCGACAAAGTTTGACCAATAATTGaccgtctcttttcccttctgtttatttCAGTGAATTtaatggcgattgtgatcctgtcccggggaaagtgcgggctgtccacctgcaccactcgctacctggtggccatgacagcggcggatctactggtagtCATCACTGAGGTCATACTACAGCGGATCAGTTGGTATTATTTCCCGTGGTCTTTCCTGGATATCACCCCTGTGTGTACTGTTATATATCTCCTGTCCCGTTTATccgcagactgttctgtctggttcaccgtcactttcacctttgatcgatttgtggccatttgttggcagaagctaaaaaccaaatattgcaccgggagaactgcggctgtggttctgggaacaagctgcattctgctctgttcAAAAAACATTCCTTTCTACTTTACATTAGAACCTGGATATATAATCGGCAATGTTCCGTGGGACTGTGTCACAATCCCAGCCGCTTTTACTAAGCCCGGATGGGtgggatttgactggtttgatacggttttaaccccactgctcccattcgctgtaattttgttgctcaatgctctgacagtcagacacattttagtggccagtcgagtccggaagggactgaggggtgagagcaagggggagaatggcactgacccagagatggagagcaggaggaagtctgtgattttactcttcaccatatccggcagcttcatattGCTGTGGCTGATAATTGTAATATATTTCTTTTATTATAGCAGTACAGGAATAAATCCCACTGATTACAATGATTCGTTATATACCTTTGCACAAGTTGGATTTATACTGCggaatttaagttgctgcacaaacacatttatttacggggtgacccagtccaagttcagagagcagttgaagagcgcggtgaaatatccggttacctcaattatacaattaattaataaacagaacaacTGAGCACAGCCCAGAGTcgggtcccagtgtttccagtccaggAATGTTATATTTAGCCACAGACCTCCATCCACTGAATTACAACAGGAATGTCTGGTGATCTGATAATACACCCAGCGACCTGTTTAGGACACGGCACTGTTTCTGAATGACATTTCCCACCTTGTCTTTCTGGTCAGCACCACGAGCTTGTTGCATTCTGTCCCAGCTCTTCTGTAAAGGGTCACTACATCCATTTAATGAAGGAATTCATTGCAGCTTCCAGAGTGAGAGGCTCGTCAATAGGTAGTCGGCAGAGTGGAGCTGTAATTCTGAGGATGACatgacatagaatatacagcatagaaacatacaGTTCGGCcctactggtctgtgctggtgtttatgttccagacCATACTCTTCCCATTGCAAGTACTTCGTCTCAGCCtcacagcatatctttctatttcaTGTTCTCTCATTTACTCGTCTAGTTTCCCTTTGACAGCATCTGAGCTATGCAACTCAACCACTTCCTGACGTAAGgatttccacattctaactactctctgagtaaagaattgTTCTTTATTTTCCTATTTgtgttattagtgattatcttgcaTTGGTGGCTCCACAGATTTGGATGCTCCCACGAGTATAAACttttctctccccatcgacccggtcCAAAACAATCATAATTTACAAGACTTCGATCAGGACTCCTCTATGTTCTGTCTTCTACAGGAACCATGCACAAcctgttcaatcgttcctgataACTGTTATCTTTCTGTCTGGTGCCGTCCAACCAAACATTTGTGAGACCGTACTAGTGGCCCCCTTTACCATCTCCATTGccatagccaccgactccatccctctccctgtcaccaGTCTAAGGCTGAACCCAGCCATTAGTAACCTTGGTGGCTTATTTTATCGGGAGATGGTCTTCTGAcaccatatccactccatcaccaggaCGGCATCATTGTGCCTCTGTTACATCGCCTGACTCAGTTCATTTGCTGCGCaaaccttcatccgtgcctttTTAGCTCCACATATAactcctccaatgctctcctggtgggcttccaatctcccaccatccatatgcttgagttcatccaaaattctgctgcctgtgtccGAACTTACACCTTATCGCAAtaccccatcacacctgtgctcgctgacctacattggctccctgtccgacAGCGCCTCAATTACAAAAtgttcattcttgttttcaaatcacttcacAGTCTCTGTAACCTGCACCACCACTGAGACCTCCCGagttctctgcgcttctccaaatcTGGCcgattgcacatccccgatttaaaCTGCTTCACCAATAGTAGGCATGCGTTCAGCTGcctcggtcccaagctctgggattatCTCCCTAAATCTTTCCAATTCGCGAAATCTCCTCCTCCTTCAGTTACCTGGGTCCCAAGCtttgggattctctccctaaacctctccacctcgcgaactctcctcctccttcatttaCCTGGGTCCCAAGCTTTGGGattatctccctaaacctctccacctcgcgaactctcctccttcagttacctgggccccaagctctgagattctctccctaaacctctccacctcgtgaACTCTCCTTCTCCTTTAGTTACCTGGgtccaagctctgggattctctccctaaacctctccgcatcgtgAACTCTTCTTCTCCTTCAGCTGCCGGGGTCCCAAGCTCTGAGATTCTCTCCCGAAACATCTCCACCTcgcgaactcatagaaacatagaaacatagaaaataggtgcaggagtaggccattcggcccttctagcctgcaccgccattcaatgagttcatggctgaacattcaacttcagtaccccattcctgctttctcgccataccccttgatccccctagcagtaatgacctcatctaactcctttttgaatatatttagtgaattggcctcaacaactttctgtggtagagaattccacaggttcaccactctctgggtgaaaagtttcctccggatctcggtcctaaatggcttaccccttatccttagactgtgacccctggttctggacttccccaacattgggaacattcttcctgcatctaacctgtctaaccccgtcagaattttatatgtttctatgaggtcccctctcattcttctgaactccagtgaatacaagcccagttgatccagtctttcttgataggtcagtcccgccatcccgggaatcagtctggtgaaccttcgctgcactccctcaatagcaagaatgtccttcctcaggttaggaaaccaaaactgtacacaatactccaggtgtggcctcaccaatgccctgtacaactgtagcaacacctccctgcccctgtactcaaatccccttgctatgaaggccaacatgccatttgctttcttaaccgcctgctgcacctgcatgccaaccttcaatgactgatgtaccatgacacccaggtctctttgcaactccccttttcctaatctgtcaccattcatataatagtctgtctctctgtttttaccaccaaagtggataacctcacatttatccacattatacttcatctgccatgcatttgcccactcacctaaccgatccaagtcgctctgcagcctcacagcatcctcctcgcagctcacactgccacccaacttagtgtcatccgcaaatttggagatactacatttaatcacctcatctaaatcattaatgtacagtgtaaacagctggggccccagcacagaaccttgcggtaccccactagtcactgcctgccattctgaaaagtacccatttactcctactctttgcttcctgtctgacaaccagttctcaatccatgtcagtacactacccccaatcccatgtgctctaactttgcacatcaatctcttgtgtgggaccttgtcgaacgccttctgaaagtccaaatataccacatcaactggttctcccttatccactctactggaaacatcctcaaaaaattccagaagatttgtcaagcatgatttccctttcacaaatccatgctgacttggacctatcatgtcacctctttccaaatgcactgctatgaaatccttaataattgattccatcattttacccactaccgatgtcaggctgaccggtctataattccctgttttctctctccctccttttttaaaaagtggggttacattggctaccctccactccataggaactgatccagagtcaatggaatgtttgaaaatgactgtcaacgcatccactatttccaaggccacctccttaagtactctgggatgcagtccatcaggtcctggggagttagcggccttcaatcccatcaatttccccaacacaatttcccggctaataaggatttccctcagttcctcctccttactagaccccccgaccccttttataaccggaaggttgttcgtgtcctccttcgtgaataccgaaccaaagtacttgttcaattggtccgccatttctttgttccccgttatgacttcccctgattctgactgcaggggacctacatttgtctttactaacctttttctctttacatatctatagaaacttttgcaatccgtcttaatgttccctgcaagcttcttctcatactccattttccctgccctaatcaaaccctttgtcctcctctgctgagttctaaatttctcccagtccccaggttcgctgctatttctggccaatttgtatgccacttccttggctttaatactatccctgatttcccttgatagccacggttgagccaccttcccttttttatttctatgccagacaggaatgtacaattgttgtagttcatccatgcggtctctaaatgtctgccattgcccatccacagtcaaccccttaagtatcattcgccaatccatctcagccaattcacgcctcataccttcaaagttagccttctttaagttctggaccatggtctctgaattaactgtttcattctccatcctaatgcagaattccaccatattatggtcactcttccccaaggggcctcgcacaacgagattgctaattaatcctttctcattacataacacccagtctaagatggcctcccccctagttggttcctcgacatattggtctaaaaaaccactccagaaaatcctcctccaccgtattgcttccagtttggttagcccaatctatgtgcatattaaagtcacccattataactgctgcacctttattgcacgcacccctaatttcctgtttgatgccctccccaacatcactactactgtttggaggtctgtacacaactcccactaacgttttttgccctttggtgttctgcagctctaccatatagattccacatcatccaagctaatgtccttcctgactattgccttaatctcttccttaaccagcaatgctaccccacctccttttccttttattctatccttcctgaatgttgaatacccctggatgttgagttcccagccctgctcatcctggagccacgtctccgtaatcccaatcacatcatatttgttaacatctatttgcacagttaattcatccaccttattgcggatactccttgcattcagacacaaagcctttaggcttgtttttttaacaccctctgtccttttagaattttgctgtacaatggccctttttgttctttgccttgggtttctctgccctccacttttcctcatctccttcctgtcttttgtttttgcctcctttttgtttccctctatctccctgcattggttcccatccccctgccatattagtttaactcctccccaacagcactagcaaacactcccccgaggacattggttccgattctgcccaggtgcagaccgtccggattgtactggtcccacctcccccagaaccggttccaatgccccaggaatttgaatccctccctgctgcaccattgctcaagccacgtattcatctgagctatcctgcgattcctactctgactagcacgtggcactggtagcaatcccgagattactacttttgaggtcctactttttaatttagctcctagctccttaaattcatttcgtaggaactcatccctttttttacctatgtcattggtaccaacatgcaccacgacaactggctgttctccctccctttttagaatgtcctccacccgctccgagacatccttgacccttgcaccagggaggcaacataccatcctggagtctcggttgcggccgcagaaacgcctatctattccccttacaattgaatcccctatcactatcgctcttccactctttttcctgccctcctgtgcaacagagccagccacagtgccatgaacttggctgctgctgccctcccctgatgagtcatccccctcaacagtactcaaagcggtgtatctgttttgcagggggatgaccacaggggacccctgcactaccttccttgcactactcttcctgctggtcttccattctctcgctggctgtggacccttctcctgcagtaagaccaactcgctacacgtgatactgacgtcattctcagcatcgtggatgctccagagtgaatccaccttcagctccaactccgcaacgcggaccgtcagtagccggaggtggacacacttcccgcacatgtagtcgtcagggacactggtgttgtccccgtgttcccacatggtacaggaggagcatatcacgtgaccgagctgtcctgccatgacttaacccttagatacacttaaattgccgacaacaatgttaaaagttactgactaaaaaagaaaaagaaaaactactcaccaatcagcagccaatcacttaccacgttggctgtgacgtcaccttttgatttctttctacttcttttttgccttttttgccttctctcccagctggagctgcaccggtatgcctctctcgactcccgcctctctcgacgctccccggaatgctgagccttttataagccgctgcctctctcgactcccgcctctctcgacgctccccggactgctgagccttttataggccgctgcctctctcgagtcccgcctctctcgacgctccccggactgctgagccttttataggccgctgcctctctcgactcccgcctctctcatccTCATTCAGCTCCCTagctcccaagctctggaattccctccctgcacaggagggcaagaaaaagagtgggagagcgatagtgataggggattcatttgtgaggggaatagataggcgtttctgcggccgcaaccgagactccaggatggtatgttgcctcgctggtgcaagggtcaaggatggctcggagcgggtgcaggacattctgaaatgggagggagaacagccagttgtcgtggtgcacattggtaccaacgacataggtaaaaaaagggatgaggtcctacgaaacgaatttaaggagctaggagctaaattaaaaagtaggacctcaaaattagtaatctcgggattgctaccagtgccacgtgatagtcagagtaggaatcgcaggatagcgtagatgaatacgtggcttgagcagtggtgcagcagggagggattcaaattcctggggcattgggaccggttctgggggaggtgggaccagtacaaaccggacggtctgcacctgggcaggaccggaaccaatgtcctagggggagtgtttgctagagctgttggggaggatttaaactaatatggcagggggatgagaaccaatgcagggagacagagggaaacaaaaaggaggcaaaaacaaaagacagaaaggagatgaggaaaagtggagggcagagaaacccaaggcaaagaacaaaaagggccactgtacagcaaaattctaaaaggacaaagggtgttaataaaacaagcctgaaggctttgtgtcttaatgcaaggagtatccgcaataaggtggatggattaattgtgcaaatagatgttaacaaatatgatgtgattgggattacggagacgtggctccaggatgatcagggctgggaactcaacattcaggggtattcaacattcaggaaggatagaataaaaggaaaaggaggtggggtagcattgctggttaaagaggagattaatgcaatagttaggaaagacattagcttggatgatgtggaatctatatgggtagagctgcagaacaccaaagggcaaaaaacgttagtaggagttgtgtacagacctccaaacagtaatagggatgttggggagggcatcaaacaggaaattaggggtgcatgcaataaaggtgtagcagttataatgggtgactttaatatgcacatagattgggctagccaaactggaagcaatacggtggaggaggatttcctggagtgcataagggatggttttcgagaccaatatgttgaggaaccaactaggggggaggccatcttagactgggggttgtgtaatgagagaggattaattagcaatctcattgtgcgaggccctttggggaagagtgaccataatatggtggaattctgcattaggatggagaatgaaagagtaatttcagagaccatggtccagaccttaaagaagggtaactttgaaggtatgaggcgtgaattggctaggatagattggcgaatgatacttcgggggttgactgtggatgggcaatggcagacatttagagaccgcatggatgaattacaacaattgtacattcctgtctggcgtaaaaaaataaaagggaaggtggctcagccgtggctatctagggaaatcagggatagtattaaagccaaggaagtggcatacaaattggccagaaatagcagcgaacctggggactgggagaaatttgaactcagcagaggaggacaaagttttgattagggcagggaaaatggagtacgagaagaagcttgcagggaacattaaggcggattgcaaaagtttctataggtatgtaaagagaaaaaggttgctgaagacaaacgtaggtcccctgcagtcagaatcaggggaagtcataacggggaacaaagaaatggcagaccaattgaacaagtactttggttcggtagtcactgaggaggatacaaacaacattctggatataaaaggggtcagaggatctagtaaggagggggaactgagggaaatatttattaatcgggaaattgtgttggggaaattgatgggattgaaggccgataaatccccagggcctgatggactgcatcctagagtacttaaggaggtggccttggaaatagcggatgcattgacagtcattttccaacattccattgactctggatcagttcctatggagtggagggtagtcaatgtaaccccactgtttaaaaaaggagggagagaaaaaacagggaattatagaacggtcagcctgacctcagtagtgggtaaaatgatggaatcaattattaaggatgtcatagcagtgcatctggaaaatggtgacatgataggtccaagtcagcatggattagtgaaagggaaatcatgcttgacaaatcttctggaattttttgaggatgtttccagtaaagtggacaaaggagaaccagttgatgtggtatatttggactttcagaaggctttcgacaaggtcccacacaagagattaatgtgctaagttaaagcacatgggattgggggtagtgcgctgacgtggattgagaactggttgtcagacaggaagcaaagagtaggagtaaacgggtacttttcaaaatggcaggcagtgactagtggagtgccgcaaggttctgtgctggggccccagctgtttacattgtacattaatgatttagacgaggggattaaatgcagtatctccaaatttgcggatgatactaagttgggtggcagtgtgagctgcgaggaggatgctattaggctgcagagtgacttggataggttaggtgagtgggcaaatgcatggcagatgaagtataatgtggataaatgtgaggttatccactttggtggtaaaaacagagagacagactattatctgaatggtgacagattaggaaaatggaaggtgcaacgagacctgggtgtcatggtacatcagtcattgaaggttagcatgcaggtacagcaggcggttaagaaagcaaatggcatgttggccttcatagcgaggggatttgaatacaggggcagggaggtgttgctacagttgtacagggccttggtgaggccacacctggagtattgtgtacagtttcggtctcctaacttgaggaaggacattcttgctattgagggagtgcagcgaaggttcaccagactgattcccgggatggcgggactgacctatcaagaaagattggatcaactgggcttgtattcactgcagttcagaagaatgagaggggacctcatagaaacgtttaaaattctgacgggtttagacaggttagatgcagaaagaatgttcccaatgttggggaagtccagaaccaggggtcacagtctgaggataaggggtaatccatttaggaccgagatgaggagaaacttcttcacccagagagtggtgaacctgtggaattcactaccacagaaagtagttgaggccaattcactaaatatattcaaaagggagttagatgaagtccttactactcgggggatcaagggttatggcgagaaagcaggaagggggtactgaagtttcatgttcagccatgaactcattgaatggcggtgcaggctagaagggctgaatggcctgctcctgcacctattttctatgtttctatgtttctaatctctaTTCGTCTCTAACGCTCCTCCTCTTTTAAGATTCCCGTTAAGACTAAATATTTGATCAAGATTATTTGCTAAAACGTCCTTTTGTGCCTCGATGTTAAGATGTCCTCTAATCCCTGTTGGAATTATTAATGGCTGTCTTCAATCTCTGCCCCTGAgttttggtctctcccacaagtggaaacatcttttctccctctaccctatcaaagcctttcatatccTGAAAGGCACATTCTAaccatccctcagtcttctctttgctaAAGAAAAGAGCCACGGCCTGTTCAACATTTCCTGAGAAtacaccctctcagttctggtatcattcatggaaatacactttgcaccttctccagtgcctcgatgtcattttataatatttacaccaaggatccaaacaagtttacataacttcaatgttttacaattacatcccTCTAGACATGAACACAAGCCTGTTCTTTGTTTTTATGGATT harbors:
- the LOC139257136 gene encoding probable G-protein coupled receptor 139 translates to MLSIQYAQRICYMIIAVIGVPLNLMAIVILSRGKCGLSTCTTRYLVAMTAADLLVVITEVILQRISWYYFPWSFLDITPVCTVIYLLSRLSADCSVWFTVTFTFDRFVAICWQKLKTKYCTGRTAAVVLGTSCILLCSKNIPFYFTLEPGYIIGNVPWDCVTIPAAFTKPGWVGFDWFDTVLTPLLPFAVILLLNALTVRHILVASRVRKGLRGESKGENGTDPEMESRRKSVILLFTISGSFILLWLIIVIYFFYYSSTGINPTDYNDSLYTFAQVGFILRNLSCCTNTFIYGVTQSKFREQLKSAVKYPVTSIIQLINKQNN